Proteins from one Triticum aestivum cultivar Chinese Spring chromosome 7A, IWGSC CS RefSeq v2.1, whole genome shotgun sequence genomic window:
- the LOC123150608 gene encoding uncharacterized protein isoform X2 encodes MLKIYKTFLLLDNLFPFDQSLLLAYTSVHSVVLQRDRFVCCLESHGHHARAEAKAAATLNALCCALSPAAFAKPCRGAASVAPLLPKGKVKEGACVVLQQLAARIAVSNLQKYAKKFSEMIKDMSPHYNERSELFGS; translated from the exons ATGTTGAAAATATATAAAACCTTTCTTCTTTTGGATAATTTGTTTCCCTTTGACCAATCTTTGTTACTTGCCTACACATCTGTGCATAGCGTGGTGCTCCAGCGCGACCGCTTCGTGTGCTGCCTCGAGTCGCATGGCCACCATGCCCGCGCCGAGGCGAAGGCCGCTGCCACTCTCAACGCCCTCTGCTGCGCGCTCTCGCCGGCGGCGTTTGCAAAGCCTTGTCGTGGCGCTGCAagtgttgcccccctcctccccaagGGCAAGGTGAAGGAAGGTGCATGTGTGGTTCTTCAGCAGCTCGCAGCGAGGATTGCTGTGTCCAACCTGCAGAAGTATGCCAAGAAGTTCTCGGAGAT GATTAAGGACATGTCCCCACACTACAACGAGAGATCTGAGCTGTTTGGAAGTTAG
- the LOC123150608 gene encoding uncharacterized protein isoform X3 gives MAGVVLQRDRFVCCLESHGHHARAEAKAAATLNALCCALSPAAFAKPCRGAASVAPLLPKGKVKEGACVVLQQLAARIAVSNLQKYAKKFSEMIKDMSPHYNERSELFGS, from the exons ATGGCTGG CGTGGTGCTCCAGCGCGACCGCTTCGTGTGCTGCCTCGAGTCGCATGGCCACCATGCCCGCGCCGAGGCGAAGGCCGCTGCCACTCTCAACGCCCTCTGCTGCGCGCTCTCGCCGGCGGCGTTTGCAAAGCCTTGTCGTGGCGCTGCAagtgttgcccccctcctccccaagGGCAAGGTGAAGGAAGGTGCATGTGTGGTTCTTCAGCAGCTCGCAGCGAGGATTGCTGTGTCCAACCTGCAGAAGTATGCCAAGAAGTTCTCGGAGAT GATTAAGGACATGTCCCCACACTACAACGAGAGATCTGAGCTGTTTGGAAGTTAG
- the LOC123150608 gene encoding uncharacterized protein isoform X1, whose product MRFRFLLLINVASVECEPGSVAAPNQTIWRMNASLPAMPCVVLQRDRFVCCLESHGHHARAEAKAAATLNALCCALSPAAFAKPCRGAASVAPLLPKGKVKEGACVVLQQLAARIAVSNLQKYAKKFSEMIKDMSPHYNERSELFGS is encoded by the exons ATGAGGTTCAGGTTCCTGCTGTTGATCAACGTTGCTTCGGTCGAG TGCGAACCCGGATCAGTTGCTGCTCCAAACCAGACAATTTGGAGGATGAACGCGAGTCTCCCAGCGATGCCATG CGTGGTGCTCCAGCGCGACCGCTTCGTGTGCTGCCTCGAGTCGCATGGCCACCATGCCCGCGCCGAGGCGAAGGCCGCTGCCACTCTCAACGCCCTCTGCTGCGCGCTCTCGCCGGCGGCGTTTGCAAAGCCTTGTCGTGGCGCTGCAagtgttgcccccctcctccccaagGGCAAGGTGAAGGAAGGTGCATGTGTGGTTCTTCAGCAGCTCGCAGCGAGGATTGCTGTGTCCAACCTGCAGAAGTATGCCAAGAAGTTCTCGGAGAT GATTAAGGACATGTCCCCACACTACAACGAGAGATCTGAGCTGTTTGGAAGTTAG